The following is a genomic window from Amphiura filiformis chromosome 4, Afil_fr2py, whole genome shotgun sequence.
CTGAGTAAAAAATGTCATGTGATTCAGTGCGATATAGACTGAATATCAGATAGAccaagttattattatttttattaattttcctTCGCTACGCATCCATCATCAACAAAATACATAATTTCGTAAGCAAACTTGAAAGCCAACagataaaatttacattttcagtTTAGACTTTTAACCTGTTTGCATACATAACCTCATAATATTCCATGCATATATCAGAGTAGTAACGAACATCGTCTGAGAGTTCCTCTCGATCAGGTGTTTTAGTTGGTTTTCCAAAGCATGTACTGGAAAAGGTTTCCGCATGTGGATTGCGTATATTTTCAATCATTATTAATTCTTTGGCTACCATCCATTCCTGGTCCATACATTCTCTCCCAGATTCCCATTGCAGTAAATCATCAGTGTACGGTATACCTACTGCCTGACAATAAGCTTTCAATATACGACATGGATCCGCCAATAAGTCATCTGCGTCAATAATCACAGGGTTTGGTTCATAATGCTCTTTCACATGTTGGTAGAGAGCGTACTCTTCCTTGAAGAAGAACCCCGACGGCAACAAATATTCTGGCAACTCAGATATTTTCATCCGCTTTGATTCGTCTTCGATTGTACGATTGACCATTCTATCCCACGATTGGAAGACTCTATAGGGATGACGAATCAAAAATGTATGTCGGAAGCCATCTGGTATGTATTCGTACAATCCATTTAACCCACTAGCGATTTCTTTGCA
Proteins encoded in this region:
- the LOC140149917 gene encoding uncharacterized protein; this encodes MECSTNCLNKFSEMYDICAKLSDVVRTYWMAWNFSNYGKHRKNKVAYLQDRRPRGAKETETVATFGSAVAGGYLAADKSYSWIKNQLEQSPPDNKKVVFCKEIASGLNGLYEYIPDGFRHTFLIRHPYRVFQSWDRMVNRTIEDESKRMKISELPEYLLPSGFFFKEEYALYQHVKEHYEPNPVIIDADDLLADPCRILKAYCQAVGIPYTDDLLQWESGRECMDQEWMVAKELIMIENIRNPHAETFSSTCFGKPTKTPDREELSDDVRYYSDICMEYYEVMYANRLKV